The nucleotide sequence GTCGCCGCCGAGGCCGCCCGCACGGCCCCGCCGCGCGAGAACGGCGGCAACCAGGACATCAAGAACTTCACGAAGGGCTCGCGGGTCTTCTACCCGGTCTTCGTCGACGGCGCGAACCTCTCGATGGGCGACCTGCACTTCTCGCAGGGCGACGGCGAGATCACGTTCTGCGGGGCCATCGAGATGGGCGGGTTCATCGACCTGCGGGTCGACCTCATCAAGGGCGGTATGGAGACCTACGGCGTCTCGGAGAACGCCATCTTCATGCCCGGCACGACCGACCCGCAGTTCAGCGAGTGGCTGGCCTTCTCGGGCACATCCGTCACCCTCGACGGCGAGCAGCGCTACCTCGACTCGCACCTGTCCTACCAGCGGGCCTGCCTGCACGCGATCGACTACCTGACGACGTTCGGCTGGTCGCCCGAGCAGGCGTACATGATCCTCGGCGCCGCCCCGATCGAGGGCCGGCTCTCGGGGGTCGTCGACATCCCGAACTCGTGCTCGACCGTGTACCTGCCGACGTCGATCTTCGACGTCGACATCCGCCCGTCGAGCGCCGGCCCGGCGAAGGTCGACCCCGGGATGGGCGTGCCCCGCTCGTCCTTCTGACCCGACCGACACCGACCCTGACCCCGACCCGACCCGACGACCTCCTGACGGCGGTCCCGCGCCCTCTCCCGACCGGGGGGCCCGGAACCGCCGTCAGGGGTGTCTCCGGCGGCCGCCCCGACGTAGGCTCGGCGGCAGGTCACAGCCACAGAGAGGTGGACGACGTGCGCCAGCGAGGTCCCAGCCCTGCACCGGCCCCCGCGCCGGCCGACCCCGGCCGCGCCGCAGCGGTGCGCGCGCTCGCCGAGGGGATGGCCCCGATGCGCGGCCCGCTCCTGCCGGTGCTCCAGGCCGTGGTCGAGCAGCACGGGTTCGTCCACGACGACGACGTGCCGGTCGTGGCCGACGTCCTCAACGTCAGCCGGGCCGACGTCCTCGGGGTGCTCAGCTTCTACCACGACCTGCGGCGCACTCCCCCGACCGCGCACCGCGTCGCCCTCTGCCGCGCCGAGGCCTGCCAGGCCCGCGGCGCCGAGGCCACGGTGGCGTCCGCCTCCGACCGCTGGGGCGGCTCGACCGACGTCGAGGTCGGCGAGGTCTTCTGCCTCGGCAACTGCGCGCTCGGCCCGGCGGGGATGCTCGACGGCGCCCTCCACGGCCGGCTCACCCCCGAGCGGCTCGACGTGCTGACCGAGGGGTGGCCCGCGTGAACCCCGTCGTCTGGGTGCCGGCCGACGCCGCCGCCGTCTCGGTCGGGGCCGACGAGGTCGCCGCGGCCCTCGAGGCGGCCGGCGCCACCGTCCGCCGCAACGGCTCCCGCGGGATGCTCTGGCTCGAGCCCCTCGTCGAGGTCGAGACCGACGCGGGTCGCGTCGGGTACGCCAACGTCGGTGCGCACGAGGTCGACCCGCTGCTCGGCGGCGTGCTCGACGACACCGACCGCTGCGTCGGCGTCGTCGACGAGCACCCGTGGCTGACCGGCCAGCACCGCGTCTCCTTCGCCCGGGTCGGTGTCATCGAGCCGACCGACCTCGCCGCCTACCGCGCCCACGGCGGGCTCGCCGGCCTCGAGCGGGCGCTCACCCTCGACCCCGCCGACGTCGTCCGCGAGGTCACCGACTCCGGGCTGCGCGGCCGCGGTGGCGCGGGCTTCCCGGCGGGCATCAAGTGGGAGACGGTCCGCACGGCCCGGTCCGACACGAAGTTCGTCTGCTGCAACGCCGACGAGGGCGACTCCGGCACCTTCGCCGACCGGATGCTCATCGAGGGCGACCCCTTCACGCTCGTCGAGGGGATGACGATCGCCGCGCTGGCCACCGGCGCCACCGAGGGGTTCGTCTACCTGCGCTCGGAGTACCCGCACGCCATCCGCACCCTGCGCCGCGCCGTCGAGGTCGCCTACGCGCACGGGGTCCTCGGCGGGTCGGTGCTCGGCAGCGGCCGCCGCTTCGACCTCGAGGTCCGGGTCGGCGCCGGTGCGTACATCTGCGGCGAGGAGACCTCGATGCTCGAGTCGCTCGAGGGCAAGCGGGGCGAGGTGCGCGCCAAGCCGCCGATCCCCGCGCTCGAGGGGCTCTTCGGGATGCCGACCGTCGTCAACAACGTCCTCACCCTCTCGGCGGTCCCCATGGTGCTCGCCGACGGCGGCGCCGCGTACGCCGCGCTCGGCACCGGGCGCAGCCGGGGCACGCAGGTCTTCCAGCTCGCCGGCAACGTCGCGCGCGGCGGCGTCGTCGAGGCCGACTTCGGCATCTCGCTGCGCGAGCTCGTCGAGCAGTACGGCGGCGGCACGGCGTCCGGGCGGCCCGTCAAGGCCGTCCAGGTCGGCGGCCCGCTCGGGGCGTACCTGCCGCCCTCGCGCTTCGACCTGCCGATGGACTACGAGGCGTTCGCCGAGGCCGGGGCCATGGTCGGGCACGGCGGCGTCGTGGTCTTCGACGACTCGATGGACGCCGGCGCGATGGCCCGCTTCGCGATGGAGTTCTGCGCCAAGGAGTCGTGCGGCAAGTGCACGCCCTGCCGGGTCGGCTCGACCCGCGGCGTCGAGGTCATCGACCGCATCCGGGCCGGCACGCAGCGCGAGTCCAACCTCGTCCTGCTCGAGGACCTCTGCGCGACGATGACCAAGGGCTCGCTCTGCGCCATGGGCGGCCTCACCCCGATGCCCGTCCGCAGCGCCCTCGAGCACTGGCCCGAGGACTTCGGCGTCTCGCCCGCCGCGGCCGACGCCACCACCGACGCGATGCCCGAGTCAGCCACCAGCACCACCGGAGGAGCGCGGCCATGACCACCCTCGACGAGCGACCCGACGCCCTGACCAGCGAGACCGACTACGGCACACCGGCTGTGCGCGGCGGGGCACCGGCCACCGTGAGCATCGACGGTCGTGAGGTCACCGTGCCGGCGGGCACCTCCGTGATGCGCGCCGCCGCCGAGGCCGGCATCGAGATCCCGAAGCTCTGCGCCACCGACTCGCTCAAGGCGTTCGGCTCCTGCCGCCTGTGCCTCGTCGAGGTCGAGGGCGGCAAGGGCACACCGGCGTCGTGCACCACGCCGTGCACCGACGGGATGGTCGTGGGCACCCGCACCGAGCAGGTGCAGGCCCTGCGGCGCAACGTCATGGAGCTGTACCTGTCGGACCACCCGACCGACTGCGCCGGCTGCGCGCGCGGCAGCTGCGAGATGCAGAAGTGGGCGCGCGAGACCGGGGTCGCCGAGGTCCGGTACGGGCTCGACGGCGCGAGCCACCTCGCCGACACCACCGACCGCTCCAACCCGTACTTCGACTACGACCCGGCCGCCTGCATCGTCTGCTCGCGCTGCGTGCGGGCCTGCTCCGAGACGCAGGGGACGTTCGCGCTGACCGTCGAGGGGCGCGGCTTCGACTCGCGGATCTCCCCCGGCGGCACCGACTTCCTGAGCTCCGAGTGCGTCTCGTGCGGCGCGTGCGTGCAGGCCTGCCCGACCGACGCCCTCACCGAGCGGTCGGTCGTCCAGCTCGGGATGCCGACCCGCTCGGTCGTCACGACGTGCGCCTACTGCGGCGTCGGCTGCTCGTTCAAGGCCGAGGTGCAGGGCTCGGGCGACGACACCCGCGTCGTGCGGATGGTGCCGTGGAAGGACGGCGGCGCGAACGAGGGCCACTCGTGCGTCAAGGGCCGCTTCGCCTACGGGTACGCCGCGCACGACGACCGGCAGCTGGAGCCGATGGTGCGCGAGTCCATCGACGACGAGTGGCGCGTCGTGTCGTGGGAGGAGGCGATCCGCACGGCGGCCGAGGGCTTCCGGCGCATCCAGGCCGAGCACGGCGTCGGGTCCATCGGCGGCATCTCGTCCTCGCGCTGCACGAACGAGGAGGTCTACGTCGTCCAGAAGATGGTGCGGGCCTCGTTCGGCAACAACAACGTCGACACCTGCGCGCGGGTCTGCCACTCCCCCACCGGGTACGGGCTCAACCACGCCTTCGGCACCTCGGCCGGCACGCAGGACTTCCGCTCGGTCGAGCAGGCCGACGTCATGCTCCTCATCGGCGCCAACCCCACCGACGCGCACCCGGTCTTCGCCTCGCGGATGAAGAAGCGGCTGCGGGCGGGCGCGCAGATCATCGTCGCCGACCCCCGGCGCATCGACCTCGTCCGCAGCCCGCACGTCGAGGCCGCGCACCACCTGCCGGTCCGCCCGGGCACGAACGTCGCGTTCGTCAACGCGATGGCGCACGTCATCGTCACCGAGGAGCTGCACGACGCGGAGTTCGTCCGCTCGCGCACCGAGGGCGCCGAGGGCTACCTCGAGTTCATCGCCCGGCCCGAGCACTCCCCCGAGGCCACGGAGGCCGAGACGGGCATCCCGGCGGCCGAGCTGCGCTCCGCCGCACGGCTGTACGCGGCGGGGCCGAACTCCGCCATCTACTACGGCCTCGGCGTCACCGAGCACAGCCAGGGCTCGACGATGGTCATGGGCATGGCCAACCTCGCGATGCTCACGGGCAACCTCGGGCGCGAGGGCGTCGGGGTGAACCCGCTGCGCGGCCAGAACAACGTGCAGGGCTCCTGCGACATGGGCTCCTTCCCGCACGAGCTGCCGGGGTACCGCCACGTGTCGCGGCCCGAGGTGCGCGAGATCTACGAGACGCTCTGGGGCGTCACCATCCAGCCGGAGCCGGGGCTGCGCATCCCCAACATGTTCGACTCCGCGATCGGCGGCTCGTTCCTCGGGCTCTACGTGCAGGGCGAGGACATCGCGCAGTCCGACCCGAACACGCAGCACGTCGAGGCGGCGCTGCGCTCGATGCAGATGGTCGTCGTCCAGGACCTCTTCCTCAACGAGACCGCCCGCTTCGCCCACGTGTTCCTGCCGGGCACGTCGTTCCTCGAGAAGGACGGCACGTTCACCAACGCCGAGCGCCGGCTCAACCGGGTGCGGCCGGTCATGCCGAGCCGCGTCGGCAAGGACGAGTGGCAGGTCGTCTGCGAGCTCGCGACGGCGATGGGCTACCCGATGTCGTACGGGTCGACCGCCGAGATCATGGACGAGATCGCCTCGACGACACCGACGTTCGCCGGCGTCTCGTTCGCCCGGCTCGACGCCGAGGGGTCGATGCAGTGGCCCGTCACCGACGCCGCCCCGCACGGCACCCCGACGATGCACGTCGGCGAGTTCGTCCGCGGGCTCGGTCAGCTGACTCCGACGGTCTACGTCCCGACCACCGAGCGCGCCAACCGCCGCTTCCCGCTCGTCCTGACGACGGGGCGCATCCTGTCGCAGTACAACGTCGGGGCGCAGACCCGCCGCACGCCGAACTCGACGTGGCACCCGGCCGACGTGCTCGAGATCCACCCGTCCGACGCCGAGCTGCGGGGCATCCGCGACGGCGACGTCGTCGAGCTCGCCTCCCGCGTCGGCGCGACCCGGCTCACGGCGCTCGTCTCCGACCGGATGCCCGCCGGCGTCGTCTACACGACCTTCCACCACCCGGTGACCGGCGCCAACGTCGTGACGACCGAGAACTCGGACTGGGCGACCAACTGCCCCGAGTACAAGGTGACGGCCGTCCAGGTGACGGTGGCGACCGAGGCCGCGCGGGCGGAGCGAGACGCCGCGCCCGAGGGGCACGACGTCCCTGCCGAGCGCGGCGCCCCGATGCCCGCCGGGGCGATGGCGAGGCACCGCCGGTGAGCGGCGACATCGCGCCCGTCGTGCGGCTCGGGCACGACCTCGTCCGCAACTTCGAGGCCCTGCCGCGCGAGAAGGCCGCCGAGGAGATCGCGACCCACGTCAAGAAGTTCTGGGAGCCCCGGATGCGCCACGAGCTGCTCGCCCGGGTCCGTCGCGGCGACACCGACCTGCACCCGCTGCTCGTGCGCGCGGCCGAGGACCTCGTCGACGGCGAGATCGACCGGGACGAGGTGCGGGAGCCCTCCGGGGGCTGACCGGCGCGGGCGCTAGCGTGGTGACTGCGCGCCGGACGGGCCGGCCGCGGAGAGGTCCCTGATGCGCGTCGCCCTGGCCAAGACCGTGCTGCGAGCGGCCCGGTGGCGCGCCGTCGGCGAGGTCCCCCGCACGGGCATCCTCGTCGGGGCGCCGCACACCTCGAACTGGGACTTCGTGATGATGCTGCTCGTCATGTGGCGCGGCGACGTCACGCCGCGCGTGCTCATCAAGCAGGAGCTCTTCAAGGGCCCCCTCGGCTGGCTGTTGCACCGCCTCGGCGGCATCCCCCTCGACCGCGACAACCCCGGTCAGGTCGTGCGCGAGCTCGTGCGCGAGGCGCGCAGCGGCGAGCCGTTCCTGCTCATCCTCGCGGCGGAGGGGACCCGCGACCAGGGCGAGTACTGGAAGTCCGGCTTCTGGCGGATCGCCCGCGCCGCGAAGCTGCCGATCGCGCTGGCCTTCATCGACGGCCCCTCCCGCACAGCCGGGTTCGGCCCGACGATCAGGGCGACGCCGGACGTGCGCGCCGACATGGACCTCGTCCGGGAGTTCTACCGCGACAAGCGCGGGATCCACCCCGAGAAGCGCACCGAGCCGCGCCTGCGCGAGGAGGACCGCCCCGCCGGGGCGTGACCGTCCGGCAGCCGCTGCTCACCGGAGGCCGACGAGCTCCGGCTGCGGTGCGACCGGAACCGGCTGCGGCGTGGTGGGCGCGGGGTCGTCCCGGCGGGGGCCACGTCCCCGCACGACGAGACGGCGCGCGGGTCGCTCGACGAGCACCATCATCGCCCAGGCGGCGAGCGCGAGGACCGCGGCGACGGCGACCAGCACGAGCCGGGAGAGCCACGGGTTGCCCGTCGCGAGACCGACGGCCTGCTCGACCGGCCACTCGAAGAGCCAGTGGACCATGTAGAGCGCGAACGAGGCCTCCCCTGCGGCCACGAGCCACCGCAGGGACAGCGCCCTGGCGACCCACCCGCCGGAGGCCGCCAGCGCGGCGACGCCGAGCCCGAGGGCGGGCGCCATCCAGTAGCGGCCGGCCGAGGCCTGCGGCACGAGCGCCGCGACGACGAGGGCGAGCGGCAGGACCGGGGCGAGGCGGCCCAGGCGCGCGCCTCCACGCACCCAGGCCAGGCACAGGAGCATCCCGCCGACGAACTCGAACAGGATGCGGACCCAGAACATGTTCTCGAGGTTGCCGTTCGGCAGGGCCATCGTCGCGAAGATCCAGAGCATCACGCCGTAGCTCGCGGCGGCGAGGGCCAGCGCGGTCGAGGACCGGCGCAGGCGGGCGACGGCGACGAAGAGCAGGGGCGCGAGGAGGTAGGCGAACCACTCGGCGCTGATCGACCACGCCGGGGTGTTGAAGCTCGGTCGGTCGCTGACCCAGTAGTGGACCATCCCGAGGTTCTCGACGTAGGCGGCGCCGGTGCGGCGGCTGTCCTCGACGGTGCGCCCGAGGGTGCCGAGGAGGAAGGCGGTGACGACGTCGATGTGCAGCGCGACGACGTGCACCGGCCAGACGCGGGCGAAGCGGTTGCGGACGAACGAGCCCGTGTCGCGCCAGCGGAAGGAGCGCATCCGGTCGGCGTAGGTGTAGGCGAGGACGAAGCCGCTCAGCGCGAAGAAGAGGTCGACGCCGAGGTAGCCCGCGCGCATGAAGGTGTCGAGCGGGGCGAGCGCGGGCTCGAGGGCGAGGATCTCCTCGCGGTAGTGGAAGAGGACGACCCACACCGCGGCGACCGCCCGGAGGCCGGTGAGCGCGGGGAGGGCCGGCCGGCGGGTCAGCAGCTCCATCCCCACGACCCTGCCGAGCGTCGGCGGGTCGCCTCAAGTCGGGGTCGGGTGGGTGCGGCGAGGCTGAGAGCGCCGGGGAATGGATGACCGCGCAGGTCAGGCGGTCGGTGCGGCGGTGGGAGGACGTCGTCCCGCGGCTCGGGCGGTGCGAGATGTGTCACGCGCGCCGGCCCGCTCCCCTGAGTCGGCGCGCGCCGCCGCTTGACAACGTACAACTACTTGGTTGTATGTTGGTCCTGTGACCGGGAGCAGCGAGGACCGCGCGGACGCGCTGTTCCACGCCCTCGCCGACCGGACGCGGCGCGACATCCTGCGCCGGGTCCTCGCCGGGGAGCACTCGGTCACGACGCTGGCGGCGCGGTACGACATGAGCTTCGCCGCCGTCCAGAAGCACGTCGCCGTCCTGGAGAGGGCGGGCCTGCTGACGAAGCGACGCAACGGTCGCGAGCAGCTGGCCAGCGGTGACGTGCAGGCCGTCCGGTCGGTCGCCTCGATGCTCGACGAGCTCGAGGCGGTCTGGCGGGGACGGATCGACCGGATCGACCTACTGCTCACCGAGGAGCCCTGACATGCCCGTCACCGACATCACCAAGGACATCGACAGCCGCACGCTGACCATCACCGCGGAGTTCGCCGCGCCGGTCGAGCGGGTCTGGGCCCTCTACGAGGACCCCCGCCAGCTCGAGAAGGTCTGGGGCCCGCCGGAGTACCCCGCGACGTTCGTCGACCACGCCCTGCGCGAGGGAACCCGCACGACCTACTACATGACCTCCCCCGAGGGCGAGAAGTTCGCCGGCTACTGGGACGTCACGGGGGTGGACGCGCCCCGGCAGTTCACCTTCCGCGACGGCTTCGCCCACGAGGACCTCACCCCCAACGCCGACCTCCCCGTCTCGGACTGCGTCTACGACTTCAGCGCCACCGAGAGCGGCACCCGCGCGGTCTACACGACGACCTACGCGAGCGCCGAGGCGCTGCAGCAGGTGCTCGACATGGGGATGGAGGAGGGCGCGCGGTCGGCCATCGACCAGATCGACGCCTTCCTGGCTCGCGGCTGAGGGGGTGCGCGAGCCTGTCGTCACACCCGTCACGACAGGCCCTCTGCCCGCCCTGATCCCCTGCGCCACAGTCGTTTTCGCTGTGGATGGTGCTTCCGTCCGAACCCCGCCGGGGGTAGGATGAGTGCACGAGGGGAGGGGGAGCCGATGGCCACCAGCACGCAGCACCGGGCGGATGCCGAGGACGTCGCGGCAGCGGCGGTCGAGGCCCGGGCGCTCGTCGCGCAGGTCCTCTCCCCCACGGCCGTCGGCGGCTCGGTCGCCGGCTGGGCGGCCGCCCTCGGCGAGCTGCAGTCCCTGGCCGACGTCGTCGCCGCGGCGCAGGACGAGGTCGTCGTGCGGCTCTCCGCCATCGAGCCGGTCGCCCTCGAGACGGGTGAGGTCGTCGAGACCCACCGCGCGCTGGGGCACGTCGCGCTCGACGCGCCCGCCGTCGTCTCGGGCGTCCTGGCGATCTCGGCCGTGCACGCCGAGCGACGGGTGCGGGAGGCGGTGCGCCGCGCGGCCGACGGCCCGGAGGGCACGTCGACGAGCACCGGGCTCGGCGGGCTGCACGCCGCGATGGCCGCCGGGCGGCTCGACGCCCACCGTGCGCAGGTCGTCGCCCACGAGCTCGAGGAGGTGCCGGCCGAGGTCGCGTCCGGGGTCGTCGCGGCCCTCGCCCCGTGGTTCGAGCACGAGGACGCGTCCCGGTTGCGGCGGCGAGCCCGCCGGGTGCTGGCCGCCGTCTCCCCGGACCTGCTGCGGCAGAGGGCGGTCCGTGTGCGCGCGGCCTCGGGGCTGCGGCGCTGGGCCGACGAGCCGGGGGTCGACACGTGGCTCGGGACCTTCCCCTCCGAGGAGGCCTGCGCGGCCTGGGCCGCGGTCGACACCCTCGCCCAGCGGTACGTCGAGGACGGCACCTGCGAGCACCTCGAGCGCGCGCGAGCCAGGGCGCTGACGGACCTGGTCACCTCGAACGCGACGGTCGAGGTCCACGTGCAGCTGCTCACGACCGCCGGGGCACCGCGGGTCGCGGCCCGGGCCGAGGACGCAGCGGTCGGGGACGGCGCACCGGTTGTCGGTCACGCCGAGGTCGGAGACGGCGCGCCTGTTGCCGATGACGCGGGGGTCGAGGACGGTGCACGGGCTGCCGATGACGACCTCGTCGCCGTCCACGGGATGCACGCCGGCGACCCGGACCTCGTCCCCCGCGGCTGGCTGGCCAGGGCCGCGGTCGTCACCGACCCGACGTCGCCCGTGCCCCACGCGGCCACCGGCGCCCTGACCGACCCCGACGGGCTCCTCTCGACCGACGCCTACCGCCCCGGCGCCCGGCTCGCCGCGCTCGTGCGGGCCCGCGACGGGCGCTGCCGCTTCCCCGGGTGCCACGTCGCGGCCCGGTTCTGCGACCTCGACCACGTCCGCGCGTGGCCCGCCGGGCCGACGAGCGCCGCCAACCTCGCGTGCCTCTGTCGTCGCCACCACCGGGTCAAGCAGCGCCTCGGCTGGTCGGTCCGGGCGGCCGACGACGCTGTCCTGCACTGGACCGACCCCACCGGGGCGACCCGCACGACCCATCCGGTCGACCACCGCGCCGTCGTCCTCGAGGCCGGCGACCCCGGTCCGCCCCCACCTCCCCGCCGATCCGCCGATCCCGTGCACTCGCCCATGGAGTTCCGCCTCGAGCACCACGGAGCCGACGCGCCCGCCGCCGCTCGCGGCTGCCGGGTCGAGGTCCACCGGCCACGGCGCTCCGTCACCATCACCGGCCTGCACCCGCCGCGACGTCGCGCCCGACTCCCCGTCGATCCCCCGTTCTGACGCGCTCTTCCGCGGTCTGGCGCATCGCCCCCCGTTCGGGCAGTCTCCGACGATGGGATTCCAGGTCATCAGCACCGACGAGGCGCCACGCAACCCGCTGTTCGCGCAGGGGGTGGCAGCCGGTGGGTTCATCCACGTGTCGGGGACCGTCGGCATCGATCCGGCCACCGGCGCGCTGGCCGGTGACACGATCGGCGAACAGACGACGCAGGCCCTCGCCAACTGCACGGCGGTCGTCGTGGCGGCCGGTGGCGCGAAGGACGACATCTTCGAGGTCGGCATCCTGCTCCACGACCCCGACGACTTTCCGGGCATGAACGCGGCCTACTCGCAGTGGCTCCCGACCACGCCTCCCGCGCGGTACGCCGCCAAGCTCGGCGCCGTGATCCCCGGCGTGCTGGTGTCCATCAGGATGACCGCCCACGTGGGATGACGTGACGACGGCGACCATGGCGCCGCTCGTGGCGTGAGAGCTGGGGTGATCGCCCCACCTCTCACGCCACCGACCGCGCCGGCGCAGATGACTGACGCGCGGACGAGCCACCTCCGCGCCCGCCGGGCGCCGCGTGCCGACGGCCAGAGGGTCAGACGCAGAACTCGTTGCCCTCGGGGTCCTGCATCGTCACCCAGTGCACGCCCATCTCGGCGTGCTCCTCACCCCGGACCGCCCCGAGCGCCTCGAGGCGTTCGACCTCGGCGGCGACCCGCCGACGCTGCTCGTCGAGCGGCACCGCGGGTCCACCCCCGCCGAGCAGGTCCAGGTGCACCCGGTTCTTGCCGGACCTCGGCTCCGGCACCCGCTGGAAGAAGATGCGCGGCTGGCCCTGTGCCTCGAGGGCCGAGGCGGAGTTGAAGCGCTCCTCGGGCACCCCCTGCGCGGCGAGGAAGGCCGGCCAGTCGGGGAAGCCCCCCGGCGGCGCCGGCACCGCATAGCCACGCGGTGCGAGGGCCCCGGCCCAGAACTCCGCGAGCGCGGCGGGGTCGGCGCAGTCGATGACGACCTGGACGGGCAACGTTGATCGGTCCATGCGCCGAGTGTGGACCCGAGCACCGACACCGCGCGCGTGACCCACGGAACAGCGCAGCGGCGAGGACGGTGGAAGCATCGAGTCCACCGACAAGGAGGCCCGTCATGGCCACCTCACCCCTCACCACACCGGTCCGCGACGCCGCCCGCGACGTCCTCGCCCAGCACCGCATCGCCGTCACCGGGGTCTCGCGCACCCCACGCGGGCACGGGGCCAACACGGTCTACACCTGGCTGCGTGAGCACGGCTACGAGGTGTTCGCCGTGAACCCGCACGCGACGCAGGTCGAAGGGGACACTGCGTACGCCTGCGTCCAGGCGGTGCCCGGCGGGGTCGACGCGGTGGTCGTGGCGACGTCGGCCGCCCACGCCCTCGACAGCGTCGAGCAGGCCCTGGACTCCGGGGTGCGACGCATCTGGCTGCACCGGTCGACCGGGGCCGGGTCGGTCTCGCCGGAGGCCGTCGACCTCGCGCGAGCGGCCGGTGCGACCGTCATCGCCGGCGGCTGCCCGATCATGTTCCACCCCGACGGTGACGGCGTGCACCACGCGATGTGCCGCGTCCTCACGTGGACGGGCGCGGTCCCCCGGACCGTCTGACGGTCGTCCCGACGGCTGGACGCGACCCTCCCCACCGGGTGTACCATCATCGGTTCGCCAGCATGGGAACCCCACACACCGCAGGAGGCGGACCCGCCGTGCCCACGACGACCGCCGACCGACCCACCGACCCCACCGACGACGTCCTCGCCCGCGAGCAGGCGCACCTCGAGCACGCCCGCGACGAGCTGCGCCGGATGCGCGAGACCACCGAGCGGCTCGACGTGAGCACCGCCGCGGACGCCTTCAACGCCGCCTACCTCGACCTCGTCCTCGCACGCCGGGTCGCCTCGCTCCAGGACGACCCGCGCACGACGCTCTTCTTCGGCCGCATCGACTGCCGGACCGAGCACGGCGAGGAGACCTTCCACGTCGGGCGCCGCCACGTGAGCGACGACCACGGCGATCCCGTCGTCGTCGACTGGCGCGCACCGATCTCGACCGCCTTCTACCGCGCCTCCCCCGCCGAGCCGATGGGCGTCGAGCTGCGGCGGCGCTTCGGGGTCGACCGCGGACGGCTGACCGCGTACGAGGACGAGCGCCTCGTG is from Arthrobacter sp. NEB 688 and encodes:
- a CDS encoding CoA-binding protein — translated: MATSPLTTPVRDAARDVLAQHRIAVTGVSRTPRGHGANTVYTWLREHGYEVFAVNPHATQVEGDTAYACVQAVPGGVDAVVVATSAAHALDSVEQALDSGVRRIWLHRSTGAGSVSPEAVDLARAAGATVIAGGCPIMFHPDGDGVHHAMCRVLTWTGAVPRTV
- a CDS encoding RidA family protein; protein product: MGFQVISTDEAPRNPLFAQGVAAGGFIHVSGTVGIDPATGALAGDTIGEQTTQALANCTAVVVAAGGAKDDIFEVGILLHDPDDFPGMNAAYSQWLPTTPPARYAAKLGAVIPGVLVSIRMTAHVG
- a CDS encoding HNH endonuclease signature motif containing protein; translated protein: MATSTQHRADAEDVAAAAVEARALVAQVLSPTAVGGSVAGWAAALGELQSLADVVAAAQDEVVVRLSAIEPVALETGEVVETHRALGHVALDAPAVVSGVLAISAVHAERRVREAVRRAADGPEGTSTSTGLGGLHAAMAAGRLDAHRAQVVAHELEEVPAEVASGVVAALAPWFEHEDASRLRRRARRVLAAVSPDLLRQRAVRVRAASGLRRWADEPGVDTWLGTFPSEEACAAWAAVDTLAQRYVEDGTCEHLERARARALTDLVTSNATVEVHVQLLTTAGAPRVAARAEDAAVGDGAPVVGHAEVGDGAPVADDAGVEDGARAADDDLVAVHGMHAGDPDLVPRGWLARAAVVTDPTSPVPHAATGALTDPDGLLSTDAYRPGARLAALVRARDGRCRFPGCHVAARFCDLDHVRAWPAGPTSAANLACLCRRHHRVKQRLGWSVRAADDAVLHWTDPTGATRTTHPVDHRAVVLEAGDPGPPPPPRRSADPVHSPMEFRLEHHGADAPAAARGCRVEVHRPRRSVTITGLHPPRRRARLPVDPPF
- a CDS encoding VOC family protein — translated: MDRSTLPVQVVIDCADPAALAEFWAGALAPRGYAVPAPPGGFPDWPAFLAAQGVPEERFNSASALEAQGQPRIFFQRVPEPRSGKNRVHLDLLGGGGPAVPLDEQRRRVAAEVERLEALGAVRGEEHAEMGVHWVTMQDPEGNEFCV